Part of the Candidatus Limnocylindria bacterium genome, CAGACCGAGGAACGATAGCGTCGACTCGGTGAGGATCGCACCGCCGACGCCGATCGTCGCCGCGACGAGCACCGGGCTCAGGACGTTGGGGATGATGTGTTTCATGATGATGCGGCTGTCGGGATCACCGATCGCGCGGGCGGCCTCGACGAATTCCTTCTGCTTCAGCGACAGGAATGACGCGCGCACGAGACGCGCGACGGGCATCCAGTTCAGGACGCCGATGACGCCGACGATCATGAGGAAGATGCCGAGCTCCGGTCCGAACGCTGCGCGAAGTGAATCGCGGAACAGATAGACGATGACCAGCAGCAGCGGCAGGATCGGCAGCGACAGGAACAGGTCGGTGAGGCGCATCAGCGGGCTGTCGAGCTTCACGAAGTAGCCCGCGAGCGCGCCGATCGTGAGGCCGAGCGTGATCGCGACCAGCACCGAGGTGATGCCCACGGCGATGGAAACGCGCCCGCCCAGGATCGCGCGCGCGAGCATGTCGCGGCCCAGGTCGTCAGTGCCGAAGGGATGCTCGGCGCTGGGAGCACGGAGCGATACGTTGAAGTCGATCACGTTGATCGCGGTGTGGTACACGAGCGGCCCGAAGAGCGTGAAGACGATGAGGAACAGGAACGTGAACAGCCCTGCCATCGCCAGCCGGTGCCGTGTGAACTGGTGCCACGCGTCGCCCCACAGCGAGCGCGCCGGACGCTTGAGCTCGACGCTCGCGGGGAGCCGCGCGATCTCGACGTCGGTCGCGGCCACTAGGAGTACCGGATCCGCGGATCGAGGACGCCGTACAGGACGTCCGCGACCAGGTTGAACAGGACGACCAGCGTCGCGAAGATCAAGAGGATCGCGGCGACCACAGGCGTGTCGCCCTGACCGATCGAACGCACTAGGAGCTCGCCGATCCCGGGCACGCGGAAGATCTGCTCGGTCACGATCGCGCCGCCGAACACGGCCGGTATCCCAAGAGCGACCAGCGTCACGACCGGGATGAGGCTATTGCGGAGGACGTGACGTAGCACGACCAGACGTTCCTTGAGACCTTTCGCGCGTGCCGTTCGGACGTAGTCGAGCGGCAGGTGCTCGAGCATCTCCGCGCGCGTATAGCGCGCGATCGTCGCGGTGTCGAAGAGCGCGAGCACGGTGATCGGCATGATCGACTGGCGTATCTGATCGCCCAGCGTGGACAGGCTCGTGATCTTCAGCGTCGAGTCGTAGATGAACGGCAGCCAGTGCAGCTTCACGCTGAAGATGATGATCAAGAGCAGACCCGTGAAGAACGTCGGCACCGAGAAGCCGATGAACGCGAAGGTGGTCGACAGATGGTCGAACACCGAATAGCGCCGCACGGCCGAGATCATCCCGATCGGGACCGCAAGCAGCACGCCGATCACGTACGCGACGCCGACGACCGCGAGGGTGTTCGGCAGCCGCTGCCAGATGAGATCCATGACCGGCGAGCGGCTCATGAACGAGTACCCGAAGTCGAGGTGCGCGATCGCGATGACCCACTTCACGTAACGGACGTGCCATGGCTGGTTGAGACCGAGCGACTCACGGATCCGCTCGCGGACCTCCGGCGGCACCCGCGGATCAGCCCCAAACGATGCGAGTGGATCGGTCGGCGCCAGCGCGAGGATCGCGTAGACGACGAAGCTGATGACGATGAGCGTCGGAATGGCGATGAGGAGCCGCCTCAGTACGTACCTACCCACTCGTTAACCCCTCACGCCTTCCGGCCTCGAGGATCGGGTAGCGCGGTGGAGGTCTTCCACCGCACCACCCTACCCCGTTCCTAGCCTGTGAAGGCTACTTGCCGAAGTTCTGGACCGCGTACATCTCGGAGTCCCAGCCCGTCGGAACGACGTTCTTCAGGGTGTTTGAGATACCCGAGGTCACCTGCGTGCGTGTCACGACCGGGATGATCACGACGTCCAAGATGAGGATGTCGTTCGCCTGCTTGAAGAGGGCGGCCCGCTTGGCCGGGTCCTTCTCCGTGCGCAGCTGATCGATGACCGTGTCGTACGCCGGGTTCTGATAGCGGTTGTAGTTCGCGGAGTTCCAGTTGTTCGCGCTACCCGTCGCCTGCTTGCTGGTCCAGCCGTTGAGGTAGTTCGTGAAGTCCGGGTCACTGTTGTTCGTGAACATCTCGACGTCGGCCCAGAAGTGGTTCGCACCATCGGGCGAGGTGTTGGTGAAGAAGACGTCAGCAGGAACTGACTTGAGCTCGACCTTGAAGCCGGCCTTCTCCCAGTTCTGCTTCATGATGTCCTGCGTCTTCTGCCGCACCGCGTTGACCGTGGTCTGGTAGACGATGTTCAGCTTGATGCCGCCCTTGGCGCGCACGTTGTCCGCGCCGAGCTTCCACCCAGCGTCGTCCAACAGCTTGCCCGCCGCGGTCGTGTCGAACTTATTGCAGAAGTCGGTCGTGGCCGTGGACTCGAAGTCCGGCACGCCGGTCACGATGTTGCAGCCCGCCTTGCCGGCGAGGCCGTCACCGTAGATCTGCTGCGCGACGGTCTTGCGGTCGGTCGCCATCGCCAGCGCGGTCCGGACGGTCTTGCCATCCGGCCCGTTGAAGAACGGGTGCTTGGTGTCGGGCTCACCGCGCTTGGCCCCGAGCGATGCGCTCGGGTCCGAGAAGTTGAGCATGATGCGCTCGACGCTCGAGCCATAGACGGTGAGCAGCTTGCCCTTCGTGCTGGTGTCGGCCATCGGCTTGAGGATGCCGGCCTCGACCTGAAGGTTCCACGCGTAGTCGACGTCGCCGGTCTGGAAGACCGCGCGCGCGGCTGACGGCGCGTCGCCGCCACCCTTGAAGGTGACGCTCTTGAAGTACGGCTTGGTCGGCTCGCGGAACTGGTCGTTCATCTTGTAGGTGACGACGTCACCCGACTTGAAGGTGTCGACCACGTACGGCCCGGTGCCGATCGGCTTGAGGTTGCCGGGCGCGTCCTTGAGCTTCTCGCCCTGGAACGCTTCGAACTGCTTCTTCTGAAGGATGTAGCAGCAGGTGCCGACGCCCCACTGGTAGATGTTCGGGTTCGGGGCGGCGTAGGTCACGACGACGGTGTTGGCGTCCTTCGCTACGACGGACTTCACACCCTCGGCCGCGTCCGACGTCGACACCGCCGTCTTCGGGTCCGCCATCAGGGAGAACGTGAACGCGACGTCGTCTGCGGTGAAGGCGGATCCATCGGACCACTTCACACCCTGCTTCAGCTTCCAGGTAACGGCCGTGAGGTCGGCGGACACGCCACCGTTCGCGACCGTCGGGATCTCCGCCGCAAGACCGTTCGCGAGCGGCTTCGCGTCAGGACCGTACGA contains:
- a CDS encoding ABC transporter permease, producing MARLPASVELKRPARSLWGDAWHQFTRHRLAMAGLFTFLFLIVFTLFGPLVYHTAINVIDFNVSLRAPSAEHPFGTDDLGRDMLARAILGGRVSIAVGITSVLVAITLGLTIGALAGYFVKLDSPLMRLTDLFLSLPILPLLLVIVYLFRDSLRAAFGPELGIFLMIVGVIGVLNWMPVARLVRASFLSLKQKEFVEAARAIGDPDSRIIMKHIIPNVLSPVLVAATIGVGGAILTESTLSFLGLGFPSDVPTWGRLLYDAKDYIDIAPHWAFFPGFLIFLTVLSINYVGDGLRDALDPRKTS
- a CDS encoding ABC transporter permease, with the protein product MGRYVLRRLLIAIPTLIVISFVVYAILALAPTDPLASFGADPRVPPEVRERIRESLGLNQPWHVRYVKWVIAIAHLDFGYSFMSRSPVMDLIWQRLPNTLAVVGVAYVIGVLLAVPIGMISAVRRYSVFDHLSTTFAFIGFSVPTFFTGLLLIIIFSVKLHWLPFIYDSTLKITSLSTLGDQIRQSIMPITVLALFDTATIARYTRAEMLEHLPLDYVRTARAKGLKERLVVLRHVLRNSLIPVVTLVALGIPAVFGGAIVTEQIFRVPGIGELLVRSIGQGDTPVVAAILLIFATLVVLFNLVADVLYGVLDPRIRYS
- a CDS encoding peptide ABC transporter substrate-binding protein, producing the protein MAAATMTLAACGQSTTPPAASGTVAPSATVAAAKRGAGDDLKILYWQAPTILNAHLATGTKDSDAARLVTEPLASYGPDAKPLANGLAAEIPTVANGGVSADLTAVTWKLKQGVKWSDGSAFTADDVAFTFSLMADPKTAVSTSDAAEGVKSVVAKDANTVVVTYAAPNPNIYQWGVGTCCYILQKKQFEAFQGEKLKDAPGNLKPIGTGPYVVDTFKSGDVVTYKMNDQFREPTKPYFKSVTFKGGGDAPSAARAVFQTGDVDYAWNLQVEAGILKPMADTSTKGKLLTVYGSSVERIMLNFSDPSASLGAKRGEPDTKHPFFNGPDGKTVRTALAMATDRKTVAQQIYGDGLAGKAGCNIVTGVPDFESTATTDFCNKFDTTAAGKLLDDAGWKLGADNVRAKGGIKLNIVYQTTVNAVRQKTQDIMKQNWEKAGFKVELKSVPADVFFTNTSPDGANHFWADVEMFTNNSDPDFTNYLNGWTSKQATGSANNWNSANYNRYQNPAYDTVIDQLRTEKDPAKRAALFKQANDILILDVVIIPVVTRTQVTSGISNTLKNVVPTGWDSEMYAVQNFGK